A single Candidatus Margulisiibacteriota bacterium DNA region contains:
- the atpG gene encoding ATP synthase F1 subunit gamma, which produces MAGGNIRDIKRRIVSVKKTQKITSALKLVAASKFKKNQGLILKLRKYSDKLSTLMANVISRTPEISHDFFNLREGKSLFVILSSDRGLCGGFNQNVFRKVLEDIPEGSDVFAVGNKSLSFLKKSKYNLVGSHVGISETLESSEIQPFVDKLVDFYLSGEYAKVIVIYNEFKSVIAQNIVSEELLPIEMSDFKEIAVAEKDEFIFEPSQPFLMDTLAKRYIYSKVQRYLLESGTAEQGSRMTAMESATDNAGDLIYKLTLLFNRARQSAITTELTEIVAGAEGMK; this is translated from the coding sequence ATGGCTGGAGGAAATATAAGAGACATTAAAAGAAGAATAGTTAGTGTTAAAAAAACACAAAAAATAACTTCTGCACTTAAACTTGTGGCAGCTTCTAAATTTAAAAAGAACCAAGGCTTAATTCTTAAACTTAGGAAGTATTCTGATAAGTTAAGTACACTAATGGCAAACGTGATTTCTAGAACACCGGAAATTAGCCATGATTTTTTCAATTTAAGAGAGGGAAAGTCTCTTTTTGTTATTTTATCTTCTGATAGAGGACTTTGTGGTGGATTTAATCAAAATGTTTTCAGAAAAGTGTTAGAAGATATTCCTGAAGGTTCGGATGTGTTCGCTGTAGGGAATAAGTCTTTGTCTTTTTTGAAGAAAAGTAAATACAATTTAGTCGGCTCACATGTTGGTATATCCGAAACATTGGAGTCATCAGAAATTCAACCTTTTGTTGATAAATTAGTTGATTTTTATCTTTCAGGTGAATATGCAAAAGTCATAGTTATCTATAATGAATTTAAGTCAGTTATTGCTCAAAACATAGTATCTGAAGAGTTGTTGCCAATAGAAATGTCTGATTTTAAAGAAATAGCGGTAGCTGAAAAAGATGAGTTTATCTTTGAGCCTAGCCAGCCTTTTTTGATGGATACATTAGCAAAAAGATATATTTATTCTAAAGTTCAAAGATATTTATTAGAAAGTGGAACTGCGGAACAAGGCTCAAGAATGACTGCCATGGAAAGTGCAACAGATAATGCTGGCGACTTAATATATAAACTAACCTTGTTATTTAATAGAGCAAGACAGAGTGCAATTACTACAGAGCTAACAGAGATTGTTGCTGGCGCTGAAGGTATGAAATAA
- the atpA gene encoding F0F1 ATP synthase subunit alpha, with product MNIKSDEIRRILNEELQGYVNSIDVKEVGYVIQVGDNIARIYGLENVMSNELLSFESGVFGMALNLEEDNIGCVILGSDKEVKEGEIVRRTNRIVNVPVGQGLLGRVVSPLGEPLDGKGDLQSDEQRPLERIAPGICDRQPVKEPLQTGLKAIDSMIPIGRGQRELIIGDRKTGKTAIAIDTIINQKGKDVICVYVAIGQKKSTVAQLYQKLQDFGAIDYTIVVSATASDSATLQYIAPYAGCSIGEYFMDLGKHVLVIYDDLSKHAQAYRQLSLLLRRPPGREAYPGDVFYCHSRLLERALKYSDEKGSGSLTALPIVETQAGDVSAYIPTNVISITDGQIYLESDLFNSGVRPAVNVGISVSRVGGAAQIKAMKNVSGSLRIDLAQYREMEAFSQFGTDLDKATLAQLERGKRLVEVLKQDQFVPMAVEKQIVILYVASSGLLDDISVNKLKEFEKELFSYIEIQAKSIFEEISSTQEMSDKIKSQVKEITEKFKQEFLG from the coding sequence TTGAATATCAAGTCTGATGAAATAAGAAGAATATTAAATGAAGAACTTCAAGGATACGTAAACTCAATTGATGTGAAAGAAGTTGGATATGTTATCCAAGTTGGGGATAATATAGCGAGAATATATGGTTTAGAGAATGTTATGTCTAATGAATTACTTTCTTTTGAAAGTGGCGTTTTTGGAATGGCTTTAAACTTAGAAGAAGACAATATAGGTTGTGTTATTTTAGGTTCTGACAAAGAAGTTAAAGAGGGAGAAATAGTTAGAAGAACTAATCGTATTGTGAATGTTCCTGTTGGTCAGGGCTTGTTGGGACGAGTAGTTTCTCCATTAGGTGAGCCACTTGATGGCAAAGGAGATCTCCAATCTGATGAACAAAGACCGCTTGAAAGAATTGCTCCGGGTATTTGTGATAGACAACCAGTAAAAGAACCATTGCAAACAGGGCTGAAAGCAATTGATAGTATGATACCAATAGGAAGAGGTCAAAGAGAACTTATTATTGGTGATAGAAAAACAGGCAAAACTGCTATAGCAATAGATACAATTATTAATCAAAAAGGAAAAGACGTTATTTGTGTTTATGTAGCGATTGGACAAAAGAAATCAACAGTCGCTCAGTTATATCAAAAGTTGCAAGATTTTGGTGCAATTGATTATACCATCGTCGTTTCTGCTACTGCTAGCGATTCAGCTACATTACAATATATTGCACCTTATGCAGGATGCTCTATTGGTGAATATTTTATGGATTTAGGGAAGCACGTTTTGGTTATTTATGATGACTTGAGTAAACATGCTCAGGCATATAGACAGTTGTCGCTTTTATTAAGACGACCTCCAGGACGAGAAGCTTATCCAGGTGATGTTTTTTATTGTCATTCACGATTATTAGAAAGAGCGCTTAAATATAGTGATGAAAAGGGTTCTGGCTCACTTACTGCCTTACCAATTGTTGAAACTCAGGCAGGTGACGTTTCTGCTTATATTCCTACTAATGTAATTTCTATTACTGATGGTCAGATATATTTAGAATCAGACCTTTTTAATTCTGGTGTTAGACCTGCTGTTAACGTTGGAATTTCTGTTTCTAGGGTAGGTGGTGCCGCTCAAATAAAGGCCATGAAGAATGTTTCAGGTTCGTTGCGTATTGACTTAGCTCAATATAGGGAAATGGAAGCTTTTTCACAGTTTGGTACTGATTTAGATAAAGCAACGCTTGCTCAGCTCGAAAGAGGTAAGAGGTTAGTGGAAGTTTTAAAGCAAGACCAATTTGTGCCAATGGCCGTAGAAAAGCAAATTGTTATTTTATATGTTGCTTCTTCTGGGTTACTTGATGACATTAGTGTAAACAAATTAAAAGAATTTGAGAAAGAATTGTTTTCTTATATAGAAATACAGGCAAAATCAATTTTCGAAGAGATTTCTAGCACACAAGAGATGAGCGATAAGATTAAGTCGCAAGTTAAGGAAATAACAGAAAAATTTAAACAGGAGTTTTTGGGGTAG
- the atpH gene encoding ATP synthase F1 subunit delta, which translates to MKNIKIVSRYADAFIRNIPKERYDEVAEYLKLIAESLDEEVIKYLVSDIVNVNKRLDFLEKVDQKIGFPQDIKQLLVVLVRRKRLNLIKEIYSEYVKLMNKSHNMAYVTVETKYQLSAELLKEIKVALEKRFKQEIAINEKLNPEIIAGVIIKKDDFVMDLSVNGRLKIIKSKLMEKANN; encoded by the coding sequence ATGAAAAACATTAAGATTGTAAGTCGTTATGCTGATGCCTTTATCAGAAACATTCCCAAGGAACGTTATGATGAAGTTGCGGAGTATTTAAAACTGATTGCTGAGTCTTTGGATGAAGAAGTGATTAAATACTTAGTTAGCGATATTGTTAATGTGAATAAAAGACTAGATTTTCTTGAGAAAGTAGATCAAAAAATTGGTTTCCCTCAGGATATTAAACAGTTATTGGTTGTTTTAGTTAGAAGAAAAAGATTGAATTTAATTAAGGAAATTTACTCTGAATATGTTAAATTAATGAACAAATCGCATAACATGGCCTACGTTACTGTGGAAACAAAATATCAACTAAGTGCTGAATTATTGAAAGAAATTAAAGTGGCCTTAGAAAAAAGATTTAAGCAAGAAATAGCTATAAATGAAAAATTGAACCCTGAAATAATTGCAGGGGTTATTATTAAGAAGGATGATTTTGTAATGGATTTAAGTGTTAACGGTAGATTAAAAATCATTAAATCTAAGTTAATGGAAAAAGCTAATAACTAA
- the atpF gene encoding F0F1 ATP synthase subunit B, which produces MVEINPYELIMQIINFGLLLFLLKKFLYKPMKNFLDKRAEDIQSEYDNAENLKKESEVALSLAKEEMEKAKVDAKVFIENTLASAQNEKQKMIEDAENKVKNMLNAGKQGLESEIRKAKKELKSQIANISVDIASRIIEKEITEADHDRLIKNHIYELSELK; this is translated from the coding sequence ATGGTTGAGATCAATCCTTATGAACTTATAATGCAAATTATTAATTTTGGATTGCTCCTTTTTCTTTTGAAAAAATTCTTGTATAAACCAATGAAGAATTTTTTGGATAAAAGAGCAGAAGATATTCAAAGCGAGTATGATAATGCAGAAAATTTGAAGAAAGAATCGGAAGTTGCTTTATCTTTAGCTAAAGAAGAAATGGAAAAAGCTAAAGTTGATGCTAAGGTTTTCATTGAAAACACATTAGCCAGTGCACAGAATGAAAAGCAAAAAATGATAGAAGATGCAGAGAATAAGGTCAAGAATATGCTTAATGCTGGTAAACAAGGACTGGAAAGCGAAATCAGAAAAGCAAAAAAAGAGCTTAAAAGTCAGATTGCTAACATTTCTGTTGATATAGCTTCTAGAATTATTGAGAAGGAAATAACAGAAGCTGACCATGATAGACTTATCAAGAATCACATTTATGAACTGAGTGAGCTTAAATGA
- the atpE gene encoding ATP synthase F0 subunit C, translating to MDSELVKAAALLGAGIAMGIGAIGPGIGEGYAAGKACEGIAKRPDEAGLITRTMLIGQAVTESTGIYSLVVALILIFMFAS from the coding sequence ATGGATTCAGAATTAGTTAAAGCAGCAGCATTATTAGGTGCAGGGATAGCAATGGGTATTGGAGCTATCGGGCCAGGAATCGGAGAAGGTTACGCAGCTGGAAAAGCGTGTGAAGGTATCGCGAAGAGACCAGACGAAGCAGGGCTTATCACAAGAACTATGCTTATCGGTCAAGCAGTTACAGAATCAACAGGTATTTATTCGTTAGTAGTTGCGTTAATACTTATTTTTATGTTTGCCAGCTAG
- the atpE gene encoding ATP synthase F0 subunit C: MDINLALIGAFLGAGLSVGIGALGAASGVGYASGRALEAMTRQPTASPVILRTMLIGQAITETSSIFALLVSLMLLFKGGDSSVTIMLANLSAGACIGLGALGSGVGAGLPVGSAVEGIGRKPENSSGLMISMLIGQAVTQTAVIFALVVSLLLLFQVHAETMMHNVAILGAGLAMGFGAIGPGVGAGITAQMATKAIAYNSETSKLVTTTMLLGQSVSQSTAIYSLVIAMILMFMF; the protein is encoded by the coding sequence ATGGATATTAATTTAGCATTAATTGGTGCATTTCTTGGAGCTGGATTGTCTGTTGGGATAGGTGCGTTAGGCGCTGCTTCTGGTGTAGGATACGCATCTGGTAGAGCATTAGAGGCCATGACTAGACAGCCAACTGCGAGCCCTGTAATACTTAGGACAATGCTTATTGGTCAAGCAATCACTGAAACTTCTTCCATTTTTGCTTTACTGGTATCACTGATGTTGTTATTTAAAGGTGGCGATTCAAGTGTGACCATTATGTTGGCAAATCTTTCAGCTGGAGCTTGTATTGGTTTAGGCGCACTTGGTTCTGGTGTCGGCGCGGGTTTACCTGTTGGGTCAGCGGTTGAGGGTATTGGTAGAAAGCCAGAAAATTCTAGTGGACTAATGATTAGTATGCTTATTGGGCAAGCCGTTACTCAGACTGCAGTTATTTTTGCTCTAGTTGTTTCTTTGCTTTTACTTTTTCAAGTGCATGCTGAAACAATGATGCATAATGTGGCTATCTTAGGCGCAGGCTTGGCGATGGGTTTTGGGGCTATTGGTCCAGGAGTTGGTGCAGGAATAACAGCACAAATGGCCACTAAAGCAATTGCTTATAATTCGGAAACTAGTAAGCTTGTAACTACTACAATGCTTTTAGGTCAATCGGTTTCGCAATCAACAGCTATCTACTCTTTGGTAATAGCTATGATTTTGATGTTTATGTTTTGA
- a CDS encoding F0F1 ATP synthase subunit A has protein sequence MDSIGKILKWQIELFGKTIEYSPVMLLMTWIVMVLIVVIAFLSTRKMKKKPGKLQLIMEMYYNFFKDLTYSTLGEELAEPYVPYISTLFLFILFSNYLGIIPPFFHFFYLIFHLLDYILPIPDVAYHWMLYFPVFQEPTKFLSTTLGLGLLSAVVVHVSAIRIKGIVGYLRSYMDPLPSHGLWLLMFWINPFFYLNVIGELSKVVSHSFRLFGNILGGSIIITIISYLMYSMIPVIDYSSVTLIGGTFQSVLAAVFSVVYVVSTTFLGAFFGLFAGSIQAFVFAMLAVTYLAVSVKE, from the coding sequence GTGGATAGTATTGGCAAAATACTTAAGTGGCAAATAGAACTTTTTGGGAAAACCATAGAGTATAGCCCCGTTATGCTATTGATGACATGGATTGTTATGGTTTTAATAGTAGTTATCGCCTTTCTTTCAACACGTAAAATGAAAAAGAAACCAGGTAAGTTACAGCTTATTATGGAGATGTATTATAATTTTTTTAAAGATTTAACTTACTCAACATTAGGTGAGGAGCTGGCTGAACCGTATGTCCCTTATATTTCTACGCTTTTTCTTTTTATTTTATTTTCTAATTATTTAGGTATTATTCCACCTTTTTTTCACTTTTTTTATTTGATATTTCATTTACTAGATTACATTTTACCAATCCCAGATGTGGCTTATCACTGGATGCTTTATTTTCCGGTTTTCCAAGAACCAACAAAATTTCTCAGTACTACATTAGGTCTTGGACTTCTTAGTGCAGTTGTTGTGCATGTTTCTGCGATTAGAATTAAAGGTATCGTGGGATACTTGAGAAGCTATATGGATCCATTACCATCACATGGTTTATGGTTATTGATGTTTTGGATTAATCCGTTTTTTTATTTAAATGTTATAGGTGAGTTATCAAAGGTTGTTTCACATTCTTTTCGTTTGTTTGGCAATATTTTAGGAGGATCAATTATCATAACTATTATTAGTTATTTAATGTATTCAATGATTCCAGTTATTGATTATTCTTCTGTTACTTTGATAGGTGGAACTTTTCAGTCAGTTCTTGCGGCTGTTTTTTCTGTAGTTTATGTAGTAAGTACAACATTTCTTGGTGCTTTTTTTGGTTTATTCGCTGGGAGTATTCAGGCTTTTGTTTTTGCAATGCTGGCTGTTACGTATCTTGCAGTTTCGGTTAAGGAGTAA
- a CDS encoding type II secretion system protein, giving the protein MKKRKAFTLIELLIVMTVIAILAGILIPSFRGYQSEAWIIKSEGDIGSLQLGVEAYFRKHANEYPDSLDALLEENPRFVTTMPMDPFKTDGKLYGYEIIYKKPGNEPFYVIYSHGPNRTKNWSWSETRGFVIMDSNSDDIIFTNARLQ; this is encoded by the coding sequence ATGAAGAAAAGAAAAGCCTTTACACTAATTGAGCTTCTAATAGTAATGACAGTTATTGCCATCTTAGCTGGCATACTTATTCCTTCTTTCCGTGGTTATCAATCGGAAGCCTGGATTATAAAATCTGAAGGCGACATTGGCTCCTTACAACTAGGAGTTGAGGCTTACTTCAGAAAACACGCCAATGAATACCCTGATTCATTAGATGCACTACTGGAAGAAAATCCAAGGTTTGTAACAACAATGCCCATGGATCCCTTTAAAACTGACGGAAAATTGTATGGCTATGAAATCATCTATAAGAAACCAGGAAATGAACCGTTCTATGTAATATACTCACATGGTCCAAATAGGACAAAAAACTGGAGTTGGAGCGAAACAAGAGGTTTCGTTATCATGGATTCAAATAGTGATGATATCATCTTCACAAATGCGCGACTTCAATAA
- a CDS encoding PorV/PorQ family protein, translating into MRAVKIVFGFCLLGLVLATGSVDPAYRYTSARGIGVGNAYSALVDDYSAVFVNPAAIGKYDKAQVGLMQTNLFSDVNLLNGAVIFPSETISYGLGFYYIGTSIPQSIWDRDRYIYTNMLGYNDITALGSVASKINEQWSLGLTGKYRFANADGYNVSVFNADIGTIYEVNQALRLSAVYHNALPLKVKVQGGGEDELQQKLTLGSAYKFIGQEPGTFLYSKNQDLDFSFDVGIVDQQTAFSLGAEYKPVPYFAVRAGYGNEKWAASTVSVEAKNLFSLGLGVNFDGIKFDYAYSIDPNDFSVNNTHYFSVAFDLFKPEAVYTDEYMQISSPEDKVVTYQNMHKVVGTVIPKVAKVQINGTDVEIKNSRILAAIKYGDYGKQVINIAVFDKDNKVLQKLKIRNVYLMSFYDVDKHNWARQYIEELTTLGLLRPATKETYNSEGNVSRAEYAKVLYALKNLNMKDIDLTSGYRFADIASHPYSDYIQLVAQSGMMIGTSPTEFSPNENLTREQLVAALVILEGLPVPEKALKSRFKDVSVSRWSTKYIEVAVDSGLINGYNDGTFQPKRAITRAEFSKVVHNTTMGQRLVKDLFDWDSF; encoded by the coding sequence ATGAGAGCAGTGAAAATTGTATTTGGTTTTTGTTTGTTAGGATTAGTTCTTGCTACTGGTTCAGTAGATCCAGCTTATCGTTATACAAGTGCAAGAGGTATTGGAGTAGGGAATGCTTATTCCGCCTTGGTTGATGATTATTCAGCTGTATTTGTTAACCCAGCAGCTATTGGGAAATACGACAAAGCTCAAGTTGGCCTTATGCAAACGAATCTTTTCTCTGATGTTAATCTTTTAAATGGAGCAGTGATTTTCCCAAGTGAGACAATTAGTTATGGTTTAGGTTTTTATTATATTGGAACAAGTATTCCTCAATCAATATGGGATAGAGATAGATACATATACACTAATATGCTTGGCTACAATGATATTACAGCGCTTGGTAGTGTAGCTTCTAAGATAAACGAGCAATGGTCATTAGGATTAACCGGCAAATATCGTTTTGCTAATGCAGATGGATATAATGTTTCAGTATTTAATGCAGATATTGGTACTATTTATGAAGTAAATCAAGCCTTAAGGTTGTCGGCTGTTTATCATAATGCATTGCCACTGAAGGTAAAGGTTCAAGGTGGAGGAGAAGACGAACTACAACAGAAGCTTACATTAGGTAGTGCTTATAAGTTTATAGGTCAAGAACCAGGCACGTTCTTGTACTCAAAAAATCAAGATTTAGATTTTTCCTTTGATGTAGGAATTGTTGATCAACAAACAGCTTTTAGCTTAGGTGCTGAATATAAGCCTGTTCCCTATTTTGCAGTAAGAGCAGGATATGGTAATGAAAAGTGGGCGGCTTCTACTGTGAGTGTTGAAGCTAAGAACCTTTTCTCCTTAGGCCTAGGTGTGAATTTTGATGGAATTAAGTTTGATTATGCTTATTCCATAGATCCAAATGATTTTTCTGTTAATAATACTCATTATTTTTCAGTAGCTTTTGATTTATTTAAACCAGAAGCAGTTTATACAGATGAATATATGCAGATAAGTAGTCCAGAAGATAAAGTGGTTACCTATCAGAATATGCATAAAGTGGTAGGTACGGTTATCCCAAAAGTAGCTAAGGTACAGATTAATGGTACAGATGTTGAGATAAAGAACAGCAGAATACTCGCTGCCATTAAGTACGGAGATTATGGCAAACAAGTTATTAACATTGCAGTTTTTGATAAAGATAATAAAGTTTTGCAAAAGCTTAAAATTAGAAATGTATATTTGATGTCTTTTTATGATGTTGATAAACATAATTGGGCTAGACAATACATTGAAGAGTTAACAACACTGGGGTTATTAAGACCAGCGACTAAGGAAACTTATAATTCCGAAGGTAATGTTAGCAGAGCAGAGTATGCTAAGGTTCTGTATGCTCTTAAGAATTTAAATATGAAGGATATTGATTTAACTAGCGGTTACAGATTTGCTGACATTGCTAGTCATCCATATTCTGATTACATCCAGCTTGTTGCTCAGAGTGGCATGATGATTGGTACGTCACCTACAGAGTTTTCACCAAACGAAAACCTAACCAGAGAGCAACTAGTGGCCGCACTAGTCATTCTAGAGGGACTACCCGTACCTGAAAAGGCGCTAAAGAGTAGGTTCAAGGATGTATCTGTGAGTAGATGGTCCACTAAGTATATTGAAGTAGCTGTTGATAGCGGTTTAATTAATGGATATAACGATGGAACGTTCCAACCAAAAAGAGCAATAACTAGAGCAGAATTTTCTAAGGTTGTTCATAATACAACTATGGGCCAAAGACTAGTGAAAGATTTATTTGATTGGGATTCTTTTTAG